One window from the genome of Musa acuminata AAA Group cultivar baxijiao chromosome BXJ1-4, Cavendish_Baxijiao_AAA, whole genome shotgun sequence encodes:
- the LOC135581997 gene encoding uncharacterized protein LOC135581997, with protein MPKERRSRSLSFERRSRASPFPSTSSSRIQTDSVESAKDIKEWEEVRCPVCMEHPHNAVLLLCSSHDNGCRPFMCDTSYRHSNCLDQYRKAFSGSKSLQDNGDAQQPAKLSCPLCRGLVTSWTVIEPARKYMNAKTRSCSMESCAFSGVYGELRKHARKEHPSVRPSEADPDRQQDWRRMERQRDLGDLLSMFRSSVTREEDGFYINEDDEEANGSVFIFPSVTMLLVVHVRQAGGSDTARSSLPQSSRPRTSLQDSSRGQRGSRVILWGETLSNSTSVGRTSHSNGAIGDGGSDETDAASQQNQERQ; from the coding sequence ATGCCCAAGGAAAGGAGGTCACGGTCTCTGTCATTTGAACGGCGATCCCGTGCATCACCTTTTCCATCTACTTCTTCCTCACGTATCCAAACTGATTCTGTGGAGTCGGCCAAGGACATTAAAGAATGGGAGGAGGTTCGTTGCCCTGTGTGCATGGAGCACCCCCACAATGCTGTTCTCCTTCTATGCTCCTCACATGACAATGGTTGCCGTCCGTTCATGTGTGACACTAGCTATCGTCACTCTAATTGTCTGGATCAGTACCGCAAGGCCTTCTCTGGATCTAAGTCACTCCAGGATAATGGTGATGCACAACAGCCAGCTAAGCTTTCATGCCCTCTTTGTCGAGGGCTAGTCACTAGTTGGACAGTCATAGAGCCAGCTCGCAAATATATGAATGCTAAGACTCGTAGCTGCTCTATGGAGTCATGTGCATTTAGTGGTGTTTATGGTGAGCTAAGGAAGCATGCAAGGAAAGAGCATCCATCTGTGCGGCCATCAGAGGCAGATCCTGATCGACAGCAAGACTGGAGAAGGATGGAGCGACAGCGGGACCTTGGAGACCTGCTCAGCATGTTTCGTTCATCAGTTACCAGAGAGGAAGATGGGTTCTACATTAATGAGGATGACGAAGAGGCTAATGGCAGCGTCTTCATATTTCCCTCGGTCACTATGCTTTTGGTAGTGCATGTGCGTCAAGCTGGAGGTAGCGATACTGCTCGTTCATCTCTGCCACAGTCTTCTAGACCAAGAACCTCTCTGCAGGATTCATCAAGGGGTCAAAGGGGAAGTAGAGTGATACTATGGGGAGAGACCTTAAGCAATTCAACATCTGTTGGGAGAACGAGCCATAGCAATGGAGCTATTGGCGATGGTGGATCTGATGAGACAGATGCAGCTTCTCAACAGAACCAAGAAAGGCAGTGA
- the LOC103970000 gene encoding GTP-binding nuclear protein Ran-3, which yields MALPNQQTVDYPSFKLVLVGDGGTGKTTFVKRHLTGEFEKKYEPTIGVEVHPLDFFTNCGKIRFYCWDTAGQEKFGGLRDGYYIHGQCAIIMFDVTARLTYKNVPTWHRDLCRVCESIPIVLCGNKVDVKNRQVKAKQVTFHRKKNLQYYEISAKSNYNFEKPFLYLARKLAGDANLHFVESPALAPPEVQIDLAAQQQHEAELAAAAAQPLPDDDDDVFD from the exons ATG GCGTTGCCGAATCAGCAGACCGTCGATTACCCGAGCTTTAAGCTGGTTCTCGTAGGTGATGGAGGGACCG GAAAAACCACATTTGTGAAGAGGCATCTTACTGGTGAATTTGAGAAGAAGTATGAGC CTACAATTGGCGTTGAGGTCCATCCGTTGGATTTCTTCACAAACTGTGGGAAGATCAGATTTTATTGCTGGGATACAGCTGGCCAAGAGAAATTTGGCGGTCTTAGGGATGGATACTA CATCCATGGTCAATGTGCCATTATCATGTTCGATGTCACCGCCAGGTTAACGTACAAAAATGTTCCAACATGGCACCGAGATCTCTGCAG GGTGTGTGAGAGCATTCCTATTGTCCTCTGTGGTAACAAGGTCGATGTGAAGAACAGGCAGGTCAAAGCAAAGCAAGTTACATTCCACAGGAAGAAGAACCTTCAATACTATGAGATTTCTGCGAAGAGCAATTATAACTTTGAGAAGCCCTTCCTTTATCTTGCTAGAAAACTCGCAGG GGATGCGAATCTTCACTTTGTTGAATCACCTGCTCTTGCGCCTCCAGAAGTCCAGATTGATCTTGCTGCGCAGCAACA GCATGAAGCTGAGCTGGCTGCGGCTGCTGCCCAACCCCTtcctgatgacgatgatgatgtgtTTGATTAG
- the LOC135672556 gene encoding peptide deformylase 1A, chloroplastic-like translates to MKATTVLTMTTTVTVHRLSNLLPSLPFPSNATGALCLRPNSLRFSSTPTPSHPRRSRRSPLLGLQKRTLTRVSAGGWFSGFGAKKSKGTALPEIVKAGDPVLHEPADEVPPREIGSEKIQNIIDDMVSAMRKAPGVGLAAPQIGVPLKIIVLEDTKEYISYAPKNEIEAQDRRPFDLLVIVNPKLKKKSNKTAFFFEGCLSVDGFRAVVERYLEVEVTGLDRNGHPIKIDAIGWQARILQHECDHLDGTLYVDKMVPRTFRTVENLGLPLAMGCPPLSVR, encoded by the exons ATGAAGGCGACGACGGTGTTGACGATGACGACAACGGTTACCGTCCACCGCTTGTCCAACCTCCTCCCCTCCCTTCCCTTTCCCTCCAACGCCACCGGAGCCCTCTGCTTGCGCCCGAACTCGCTCCGCTTCTCGTCCACCCCCACCCCCTCCCATCCGAGACGGAGCCGGCGATCCCCTCTCTTGGGCCTCCAGAAGCGCACATTGACGAGGGTGTCCGCCGGCGGTTGGTTCTCGGGCTTCGGAGCGAAGAAGAGCAAGGGCACCGCTCTGCCGGAGATCGTGAAGGCCGGTGACCCCGTCCTCCATGAACCCGCCGATGAGGTGCCGCCCCGGGAGATTGGGTCGGAGAAGATCCAGAATATCATAGATGACATGGTCTCCGCCATGAGAAAGGCTCCGGGCGTTGGCCTCGCTGCTCCTCAGATCGGTGTCCCCTTGAAG ATTATTGTTCTGGAGGATACAAAAGAGTACATTAGTTATGCTCCTAAGAATGAAATTGAAGCCCAAGACCGCCGTCCTTTTGATCTTCTG GTTATTGTGAACCCAAAGCTTAAGAAGAAGAGCAACAAAACTGCCTTCTTTTTTGAAGGATGCTTGAG TGTTGATGGATTCAGAGCGGTGGTTGAGCGCTACCTTGAGGTTGAAGTCACAGGTCTGGATCGCAATGGGCATCCTATCAAGATAGATGCTATTGGCTGGCAGGCTCGCATATTACAACATGAGTGCGATCACTTAGATGGCACACTTTACGTTGACAAGATGGTCCCAAGGACATTCAGGACAGTCGAAAACTTGGGTTTGCCTTTGGCTATGGGTTGCCCACCTTTAAGTGTTCGCTAG